A section of the Candidatus Fermentibacter sp. genome encodes:
- a CDS encoding glycosyltransferase family 4 protein, protein MNGTKRPVAGREEGRMMSGSELHGRVWLLTEDYPPKLGGLSRWASNTARAMSSSGIDVTVFAKRARSADGMGRPLIVSVEGRDFPRFGRFHFARAIRSEAARSGLPDLVIHSTWHIAGVDTGPVPSVTCVHGKEAFERPGFFASLQRKRILERSTAVAAASSFTAGRVREIAPGARLVVGINGVDTTLFTPEGPELPRRFGLELVSAGRLVGRKRFDLVIAVLQRLLDLGMDAGLRIAGTGPLEPDLRGEAAGLGDRVSFEGEVTDGRLASLYRSADLFLSPCRSDQASGDVEGFGLTFIEASACGTAVAGLAEGGVTDAVEHGVSGILSSPGMFVDDVAGLCANRSLLEGMGAAGRRRAVESFEVGAVVRRLLDSVPGPWNRH, encoded by the coding sequence ATGAACGGCACGAAGCGTCCCGTGGCGGGGAGAGAGGAGGGCCGGATGATGTCCGGGTCCGAACTGCACGGCAGGGTCTGGCTCCTCACGGAGGACTACCCCCCCAAGCTGGGCGGGCTCTCGCGGTGGGCCTCCAACACCGCCCGGGCGATGTCCTCGTCCGGGATCGACGTCACCGTCTTCGCCAAGCGCGCCCGCTCCGCGGACGGCATGGGGCGTCCACTCATCGTCTCCGTCGAGGGCCGGGACTTCCCCCGGTTCGGCAGGTTCCACTTCGCGCGCGCCATACGCTCGGAGGCGGCCCGGTCCGGTCTCCCCGACCTCGTGATCCACTCGACGTGGCACATCGCGGGTGTCGACACCGGCCCCGTCCCGTCCGTCACATGCGTCCACGGCAAGGAGGCCTTCGAGCGGCCGGGCTTCTTCGCCTCGCTGCAGAGGAAACGCATCCTCGAGCGGTCGACGGCTGTGGCCGCCGCCAGCAGCTTCACGGCGGGCAGGGTGCGCGAGATCGCCCCCGGGGCGCGCCTGGTCGTGGGCATAAACGGTGTGGACACCACGCTCTTCACGCCGGAAGGGCCTGAGCTCCCGAGAAGGTTCGGCCTCGAGCTGGTCTCCGCCGGGCGCCTGGTGGGCAGGAAGCGGTTCGACCTCGTGATCGCAGTCCTGCAGCGTCTCCTCGACCTCGGGATGGACGCGGGCCTGAGGATCGCCGGAACCGGCCCCCTCGAACCGGACCTCCGCGGGGAGGCCGCCGGCCTGGGCGACAGGGTCTCGTTCGAGGGCGAGGTCACCGACGGGAGGCTCGCATCGCTCTACCGCTCGGCAGACCTCTTCCTCTCGCCCTGCCGGTCCGATCAGGCCTCCGGCGACGTGGAAGGCTTCGGCCTGACGTTCATCGAGGCTTCCGCCTGCGGCACCGCAGTCGCCGGCCTCGCTGAGGGCGGCGTCACCGATGCCGTGGAGCACGGCGTCTCGGGGATCCTCTCGAGCCCCGGGATGTTCGTGGACGACGTCGCCGGCCTGTGCGCGAACCGGAGCTTGCTCGAAGGGATGGGTGCTGCGGGTCGCAGGAGGGCCGTCGAGTCCTTCGAGGTCGGAGCAGTGGTGCGGAGGCTGCTAGACTCGGTCCCCGGCCCGTGGAATCGGCACTGA
- a CDS encoding MFS transporter has protein sequence MNRVARAVGAVSPRRVLRGLGAVEGRTFRLHLLASLAAAAVSAVTLNSEYIAANGLHASAWQITLLVMVWPASNFLSVFINSFIERRGCYSKAVLAAGLLRLPVAAMFLSSDANVLLVLVACFSAADSVMVPVLNTILREKYAEGRRGILFGWAVSVFTFFSLPASLLAGRLLDADFGTYRLLFVAMALAGLAHSAIMARMASGISTRSPSDGAGLLRSLFRVFSRDRQFAVFEACFMVYGFAFMMILPAIPFFARDILHLRYEQYAFAKGVLAQIGILLLSPFMGISVERIHPFRFTGLICLVLAAYPFLIAMGGIVRAAGIPLFYAAFAVYSVAMAGINVSWNMSSLHFAPPGQAATYQGLHLTLTAARGIVAPLLGNLVLVYFGLTSTFLVSAGLFALAGLLFLRRDRLSRAIAGPAGAAA, from the coding sequence GTGAACAGGGTGGCGAGGGCCGTCGGGGCGGTCTCGCCCCGGCGCGTGCTGCGGGGGCTGGGGGCTGTCGAGGGGAGGACCTTCAGGCTCCACCTCCTCGCATCCCTGGCGGCCGCCGCAGTCTCCGCCGTCACGCTCAACAGCGAGTACATAGCCGCCAACGGGCTCCACGCCTCCGCCTGGCAGATCACGCTCCTCGTGATGGTCTGGCCGGCGAGCAACTTCCTCTCGGTGTTCATCAACTCGTTCATCGAGAGGCGCGGGTGCTACTCGAAGGCCGTGCTCGCCGCAGGCCTGCTGCGCCTGCCGGTGGCGGCCATGTTCCTCTCGTCCGACGCGAACGTGCTGCTCGTGCTCGTGGCGTGCTTCTCGGCGGCGGACAGCGTGATGGTGCCGGTGCTCAACACCATCCTGCGCGAGAAGTACGCCGAAGGCCGCAGGGGCATCCTGTTCGGCTGGGCGGTGAGCGTGTTCACGTTCTTCAGCCTTCCGGCCTCGCTCCTTGCAGGAAGGCTGCTCGACGCCGACTTCGGCACGTACAGGCTGCTGTTCGTCGCGATGGCCCTGGCCGGCCTGGCGCATTCCGCGATCATGGCCCGCATGGCCTCGGGCATATCCACGAGATCCCCCTCAGACGGGGCAGGGCTCCTCCGCTCGCTCTTCAGGGTGTTCTCGCGGGACAGGCAGTTCGCCGTCTTCGAGGCCTGCTTCATGGTCTACGGCTTCGCCTTCATGATGATCCTCCCGGCCATACCCTTCTTCGCCCGCGACATCCTCCACCTCCGCTACGAGCAGTACGCCTTCGCCAAGGGGGTCCTGGCCCAGATCGGCATCCTCCTGCTCAGCCCCTTCATGGGCATCAGCGTGGAGAGGATCCACCCGTTCCGGTTCACAGGCCTGATCTGCCTCGTGCTCGCCGCCTACCCGTTCCTGATCGCGATGGGCGGGATCGTGCGGGCGGCGGGGATCCCTCTCTTCTATGCGGCCTTCGCAGTCTATTCCGTGGCGATGGCTGGCATCAACGTCTCCTGGAACATGTCCAGCCTGCACTTCGCCCCGCCCGGGCAGGCCGCCACCTACCAGGGTCTCCACCTGACCCTGACGGCAGCACGCGGTATCGTCGCGCCGCTGCTGGGCAACCTTGTCCTCGTCTACTTCGGCCTTACGAGCACGTTCCTCGTTTCCGCCGGGCTCTTCGCGCTCGCCGGGCTGCTGTTCCTGAGGCGTGACCGGCTGTCCCGCGCGATCGCAGGCCCCGCTGGAGCCGCCGCATGA
- the cysC gene encoding adenylyl-sulfate kinase yields the protein MSAADRDIVWHDHAIGRAERERLLGSRGVTVWMTGLPSSGKSTIADMLARELDSRGVFSVVLDGDNIRHGLNSDLGFSPADRTENIRRIAEVAKLLTVSGVVNIVAFISPYRADRDSARSIQADGDFVEVFVDTPLEVAETRDPKGLYRKARAGEIPQFTGISAPYEPPVSPELRLDTVAEDASSCARTIASLLERKGCIPSR from the coding sequence ATGAGCGCCGCGGACAGGGACATAGTCTGGCACGACCATGCGATAGGGCGGGCGGAGCGCGAGAGGCTGCTGGGCAGCAGGGGAGTGACCGTGTGGATGACCGGCCTGCCGTCTTCGGGCAAGTCGACGATAGCGGACATGCTGGCCAGGGAGCTCGACTCCCGCGGAGTCTTCTCGGTCGTCCTGGACGGCGACAACATCAGGCACGGCCTGAACAGCGACCTCGGCTTCTCGCCCGCGGACCGCACCGAGAACATCAGGCGCATAGCCGAAGTCGCGAAACTGCTTACGGTTTCGGGCGTAGTGAACATAGTGGCCTTCATCAGCCCGTACCGGGCCGACAGGGACTCGGCGCGGTCGATCCAGGCCGACGGCGACTTCGTCGAAGTCTTCGTCGACACCCCTCTCGAAGTGGCCGAGACCCGCGACCCGAAGGGCCTCTACCGGAAGGCCAGGGCCGGCGAGATACCTCAGTTCACCGGCATCTCCGCCCCCTACGAGCCCCCGGTGTCTCCCGAGCTCAGGCTCGACACGGTCGCGGAGGACGCATCCTCGTGTGCGCGCACGATAGCCTCCCTGCTGGAGCGGAAGGGATGCATCCCGTCGAGATAG
- a CDS encoding phosphoribosylaminoimidazolesuccinocarboxamide synthase, with amino-acid sequence MDRNGIREALGNCLTDTSELGIGRLRKGKVRDSYDLGDRLLLITTDRQSAFDRILAAVPFKGQVLNQVSSWWFERTKDLIPNHLLSMPDPAATIAKKCSVFPVEFVVRGYLTGSTSTSAWTVYDGGAREICGNRLPDGMYKNQAFPRPIITPTTKGDEHDEPVTPAQIVSRGLMTRGQWDEASDIALEVFRRGRELAAEHGLILVDTKYEMGTDADGRLTLVDEVHTPDSSRYWLAGSYEERFLRNQEPENIDKEFLRLWFVQNCDPYGEAPLPAAPEELVIELSSRYIRLYETITGTPFDPPPDEPSIKRLRRNLEAAGIGMEEDKLSFLDEPAGRL; translated from the coding sequence ATGGACAGGAACGGGATAAGGGAAGCGCTGGGCAACTGCCTGACCGACACGTCCGAACTCGGCATCGGCAGGCTCAGGAAGGGCAAGGTCAGGGACTCGTACGATCTGGGCGACAGGCTGCTCCTCATAACGACCGACAGGCAGAGCGCCTTCGACAGGATCCTCGCGGCCGTGCCCTTCAAGGGGCAGGTGCTGAACCAGGTATCGTCGTGGTGGTTCGAGAGGACGAAGGATCTCATCCCCAACCACCTGCTCTCCATGCCCGACCCGGCGGCCACGATCGCGAAGAAGTGCAGCGTGTTCCCGGTCGAGTTCGTTGTGCGCGGCTACCTGACGGGCTCCACGAGCACCTCGGCCTGGACGGTGTACGACGGAGGAGCGAGGGAGATCTGCGGAAACAGGCTCCCCGACGGGATGTACAAGAACCAGGCCTTCCCCCGACCCATCATCACGCCCACCACCAAGGGCGACGAGCACGACGAGCCGGTCACCCCCGCGCAGATCGTATCACGGGGTCTGATGACCCGCGGCCAGTGGGACGAGGCTTCCGACATAGCCCTCGAGGTGTTCAGGAGGGGCCGCGAACTGGCCGCCGAACACGGCCTGATACTGGTCGACACCAAGTACGAGATGGGCACGGATGCAGACGGCAGGCTCACTCTCGTCGACGAGGTCCACACCCCCGACTCCTCCCGCTACTGGCTCGCCGGGAGCTACGAGGAGCGCTTCCTGAGGAACCAGGAGCCCGAGAACATCGACAAGGAGTTCCTGAGGCTGTGGTTCGTGCAGAACTGCGACCCCTACGGCGAGGCCCCCCTGCCCGCGGCTCCCGAGGAACTCGTCATCGAGCTCTCGTCCCGGTACATCCGCCTCTACGAGACGATCACGGGAACGCCCTTCGACCCGCCCCCCGACGAACCGTCGATCAAGAGGCTCCGGCGCAACCTCGAGGCGGCAGGCATCGGGATGGAGGAGGACAAGCTCAGTTTCCTGGACGAACCGGCGGGCAGGCTGTAG